The following proteins come from a genomic window of Salvia hispanica cultivar TCC Black 2014 chromosome 4, UniMelb_Shisp_WGS_1.0, whole genome shotgun sequence:
- the LOC125222282 gene encoding probable protein S-acyltransferase 14: MHRSGAAMAWNVFKFCTALRGLGSIMILMVLGVVGVSYYAVVITNYGPGLAAGGLDSLIAFVVLTMFHSLLVMLLWSYFSVVFTDPGTVPPNWRPAADEERGDNDPLTASEFPSDTENGRIRFCRKCNQLKPPRCHHCSVCGRCVLKMDHHCVWVVNCVGALNYKNFLLFLFYTFLETSLVTLSLLPHFIAFFSDGEIPGTPGTLATTFLAFVLNLAFALSVMGFLIMHISLVAANTTTIEAYEKKSSPKWRYDLGRKRNFEQVFGMDRKFWFIPGYSEEDLRRMPALHGLEYPSKPDLGAQEF; the protein is encoded by the exons ATGCATAGATCTGGTGCCGCGATGGCGTGGAACGTGTTCAAGTTCTGTACTGCACTGCGGGGGCTCGGCTCGATCATGATTTTAATGGTTCTCGGCGTCGTCGGCGTCAGCTATTACGCGGTGGTGATCACTAATTACGGCCCTGGACTCGCTGCCGGCGGCCTCGATTCACTTATTGCTTTCGTCGTCCTCACGATGTTCCATTCTCTG TTGGTTATGCTGTTATGGAGTTATTTTTCGGTTGTCTTTACGGACCCAGGCACTGTGCCTCCAAATTGGCGGCCGGCAGCGGATGAAGAAAGGGGAGATAATGACCCATTGACTGCATCAGAATTTCCATCTGATACCGAAAATGGTAGAATTCGCTTTTGTAGAAAGTGCAACCAATTGAAGCCACCTCGTTGCCATCACTGCTCTGTTT GTGGGAGGTGTGTACTGAAGATGGACCATCATTGTGTTTGGGTTGTCAATTGTGTGGGGGCACTAAACTACAAAAATTTCCTCCTCTTCCTG ttcTACACATTCCTTGAGACCAGCCTTGTCACTTTATCATTACTCCCACACTTCATTGCATTCTTTAGCGATGGAGAGATCCCTGGAACTCCCGGAACTCTTGCAACCACTTTTCTTGCATTTG TCCTGAATTTGGCATTTGCATTGAGTGTGATGGGATTCCTGATTATGCACATTTCGTTGGTGGCTGCCAACACCACAACTATTGAG GCTTATGAGAAAAAGTCTTCTCCAAAATGGCGTTATGATCTTGGGCGAAAAAGGAACTTCGAACAG GTGTTTGGGATGGATAGAAAGTTCTGGTTTATACCTGGTTACTCTGAAGAAGATCTGAGACGAATGCCCGCTCTCCATGGCCTCGAATACCCTTCGAAGCCTGACCTAGGTGCCCAAGAATTCTGA
- the LOC125224194 gene encoding calmodulin-interacting protein 111 isoform X2, whose amino-acid sequence MSGYPLCKLSDECAQCFGFDVTDNLADEPGTFFALATVLPSTKVSKNDVRLSLNLSRTMGSPCSGRVVFVYPVKRHSLTENGTGARCGPAASYISVDSRTEIYLSPVYLKGNKNKTGMSTSSHLESFDELAYGQAENSKISSPKTPSISKSKIRSPCSAESGMSNYDKSTLERTYSSAAFNILGMDEILRDDSSRKLLETCVRSWLCSRILLSGNFVAVPVLSELCVFQVMGPKRLSSNGDIRNSNSELLARGLDNGKYVLSAFSIDGGTKINFLSAGDVVVESSMKGYMEEPDAGHGPIRKDLEANLLKLGGLTKEYSVLKDIIVSSAVQMTVASLGLRPTKGVLLHGPPGTGKTTLAQVCARDAGVNMFSVNGPEIISQYHGETEKALHEVFENAIKASPAVVFIDELDAIAPARKDGGDELSQRMVATLLNLMDGISRSDGVLVIAATNRPDSIEPALRRPGRLDREIEIGVPSPRERHEILLALLNETAHSLLDEDIHNLAMATHGFVGADLAALCTEAALVGLRRYVKSNAGHGDSDFGFSTKVDPECQALSRSQEVDLGGDLGTPCSSGDSVKSNLCAAFSSNSGTQNSAESRVGIAVDWTHDPKGTLRVTSDDFEKARIRIRPSAMREVILEIPKVGWNDVGGQTEVKMQLMEAVQWPQKHKDAFARIGTRPPSGILLFGPPGCSKTLLARAVASEAGLNFLAVKGPELFSKWVGESEKAVRTLFAKARANAPSIIFFDEIDGLAITRGKESDGVSVGDRVISQLLVELDGLQQRGSVTVIAATNRPDKIDSALLRPGRFDRLLYVGPPSKKDREDIFRVHLHRMPCNSDVCISELSCLTEGYTGADISLICREAAIRAMEENLDASEIKMEHLKTGVQQVQPSNVDMYENLSSKFQRLVHSSAKEESLESETCTVKPSHITFWSRLRASFLKV is encoded by the exons ATGAGCGGATATCCCCTGTGTAAGCTATCAGATGAGTGTGCTCAGTGCTTTGGGTTTGACGTTACCGACAATTTGGCTGATGAACCTGGAACATTCTTTGCTCTTGCGACCGTATTGCCATCCACTAAG GTTTCTAAAAATGATGTGCGCTTGTCTTTGAACCTTTCACGCACTATGGGTAGTCCATGTTCAGGCAGGGTAGTTTTTGTTTATCCTGTTAAGCGTCATAGCTTGACTGAGAATGGAACTGGTGCCCGCTGTGGCCCTGCAGCTAGTTATATATCAGTAGACAGCCGAACGGAGATTTATCTATCTCCAGTATATTTAAAGggtaacaaaaataaaacaggGATGTCGACATCTTCTCATCTCGAGTCTTTTGATGAACTAGCATACGGACAAGCTGAAAACAGTAAAATTTCATCCCCAAAGACACCATCTATATCAAAGTCTAAAATTCGCTCTCCTTGCTCAGCAGAGTCTGGCATGTCGAATTATGATAAGTCAACATTAGAGAGAACTTACTCTAGTGCAGCGTTTAACATACTTGGCATGGATGAAATTTTAAGGGATGATTCCTCAAGGAAACTGTTAGAGACATGCGTTAGATCATGGTTATGTTCACGGATTTTACTCTCTGGCAACTTTGTTGCGGTCCCCGTACTTTCAGAGCTATGTGTTTTCCAGGTTATGGGTCCCAAAAGATTGTCTTCAAATGGTGATATTCGGAATAGTAATAGTGAACTTCTTGCGCGGGGTTTGGACAATGGAAAATATGTCTTATCTGCTTTCTCTATTGATGGTGGTACAAAGATTAATTTTCTATCCGCAGGTGATGTGGTTGTTGAATCTTCAATGAAAGGCTATATGGAAGAACCAGATGCGGGGCATGGCCCTATCAGAAAAGATCTGGAAGCCAACCTTTTGAAGTTGGGAGGCCTGACTAAAGAATATTCTGTTTTAAAAGATATCATAGTTTCATCAGCTGTGCAGATGACAGTTGCAAGCTTGGGCTTACGGCCTACAAAGGGAGTCCTTCTTCATGGCCCCCCAGGAACTGGAAAGACTACATTAGCTCAAGTATGTGCCCGTGATGCTGGTGTAAACATGTTTTCTGTGAATGGACCTGAAATTATTAGTCAATACCATGGAGAAACTGAAAAAGCATTGCATGAAGTATTTGAGAATGCCATCAAAGCCTCACCTGCGGTG GTATTCATAGATGAGTTGGATGCCATTGCACCTGCACGTAAAGATGGAGGAGATGAACTATCCCAAAGAATGGTTGCCACTCTCTTAAATTTAATGGATGGGATTAGTAGAAGTGATGGAGTTCTAGTTATTGCTGCTACAAACCGTCCTGACAGTATTGAGCCCGCACTTAGACGGCCAGGAAGGCTTGACAGAGAAATTGAAATAG GTGTTCCATCTCCCAGAGAACGGCATGAAATATTGCTTGCACTTCTTAATGAAACTGCACACTCACTGCTGGACGAGGATATTCACAATCTTGCAATGGCCACACATGGTTTTGTTGGAGCTGATTTAGCTGCTCTGTGCACTGAAGCAGCTTTAGTTGGGCTTCGGCGGTATGTTAAATCTAATGCCGGTCATGGTGATTCGGATTTTGGATTTTCAACTAAAGTAGATCCAGAATGCCAAGCTTTGAGCCGGTCGCAAGAAGTTGACCTGGGTGGTGATCTGGGAACCCCTTGCAGTTCAGGAGATTCTGTCAAAAGTAATTTGTGTGCTGCATTTTCCAGCAATTCAGGAACACAAAACTCTGCTGAATCCAGGGTTGGTATTGCAGTAGATTGGACTCATGATCCAAAAGGCACCTTAAGAGTTACTTCAGATGACTTTGAGAAGGCTAGAATTAGAATAAGACCAAGTGCTATGAGAGAG GTGATACTTGAAATCCCTAAAGTTGGCTGGAATGATGTTGGTGGCCAGACAGAAGTTAAGATGCAACTTATGGAAGCTGTGCAATGGCCTCAAAAACACAAGGATGCTTTTGCTCGCATTGGAACTCGCCCCCCAAGTGGAATTTTGTTGTTTGGTCCTCCAGGTTGCAGCAAGACTCTTTTGGCTCGTGCAGTTGCTTCAGAAGCAGGGTTGAATTTTCTTGCAGTAAAGGGCCCTGAGCTCTTCAGCAAATGGGTTGGTGAATCTGAAAAAGCCGTACGTACTTTGTTCGCGAAGGCCAGGGCTAATGCTCCTTCAATTATATTCTTTGACGAAATTGATGGTCTTGCTATCACTCGTGGAAAAGAAAGCGATGGAGTATCAGTCGGTGATCGGGTTATCAGTCAGCTACTTGTTGAATTGGATG GCTTGCAGCAAAGAGGCAGTGTAACTGTCATTGCAGCTACAAATAGGCCAGATAAGATCGATTCTGCCCTCCTCAGACCAG GACGATTTGATAGACTTCTTTATGTGGGCCCACCAAGCAAAAAAGATCGTGAGGATATCTTTCGTGTTCATTTGCACCGGATGCCATGCAATTCTGATGTATGCATCAGTGAGCTCTCTTGCCTCACGGAAGGCTATACTGGGGCTGATATATCACTCATCTGCCGCGAAGCAGCCATTAGAGCAATGGAA GAGAACCTAGATGCCTCAGAGATCAAAATGGAGCACTTGAAAACTGGAGTTCAACAAGTACAACCGTCTAACGTTGATATGTATGAGAACCTCTCATCCAAGTTCCAAAGACTAGTTCATTCATCTGCTAAGGAAGAAAGTTTGGAATCCGAAACTTGCACAGTTAAACCGAGTCATATTACTTTTTG GAGCAGGCTCAGAGCTTCATTTCTCAAAGTCTAG
- the LOC125224194 gene encoding calmodulin-interacting protein 111 isoform X1 yields the protein MPTKKKNSKTPSKTSNSDQSNVISSPYSLPSSPLAPTREQLLHSLDEAAAQFPSLISTTAFVGTVAHDAVSNSREYTIWLSETAMLSSSIPLGSLVSVSLSSSDKGMSGYPLCKLSDECAQCFGFDVTDNLADEPGTFFALATVLPSTKVSKNDVRLSLNLSRTMGSPCSGRVVFVYPVKRHSLTENGTGARCGPAASYISVDSRTEIYLSPVYLKGNKNKTGMSTSSHLESFDELAYGQAENSKISSPKTPSISKSKIRSPCSAESGMSNYDKSTLERTYSSAAFNILGMDEILRDDSSRKLLETCVRSWLCSRILLSGNFVAVPVLSELCVFQVMGPKRLSSNGDIRNSNSELLARGLDNGKYVLSAFSIDGGTKINFLSAGDVVVESSMKGYMEEPDAGHGPIRKDLEANLLKLGGLTKEYSVLKDIIVSSAVQMTVASLGLRPTKGVLLHGPPGTGKTTLAQVCARDAGVNMFSVNGPEIISQYHGETEKALHEVFENAIKASPAVVFIDELDAIAPARKDGGDELSQRMVATLLNLMDGISRSDGVLVIAATNRPDSIEPALRRPGRLDREIEIGVPSPRERHEILLALLNETAHSLLDEDIHNLAMATHGFVGADLAALCTEAALVGLRRYVKSNAGHGDSDFGFSTKVDPECQALSRSQEVDLGGDLGTPCSSGDSVKSNLCAAFSSNSGTQNSAESRVGIAVDWTHDPKGTLRVTSDDFEKARIRIRPSAMREVILEIPKVGWNDVGGQTEVKMQLMEAVQWPQKHKDAFARIGTRPPSGILLFGPPGCSKTLLARAVASEAGLNFLAVKGPELFSKWVGESEKAVRTLFAKARANAPSIIFFDEIDGLAITRGKESDGVSVGDRVISQLLVELDGLQQRGSVTVIAATNRPDKIDSALLRPGRFDRLLYVGPPSKKDREDIFRVHLHRMPCNSDVCISELSCLTEGYTGADISLICREAAIRAMEENLDASEIKMEHLKTGVQQVQPSNVDMYENLSSKFQRLVHSSAKEESLESETCTVKPSHITFWSRLRASFLKV from the exons ATGCCGACCAAGAAGAAGAACTCGAAAAcaccttcaaaaacctcaaattCCGATCAAAGCAACGTGATCTCCTCGCCTTATTCTTTACCGTCGTCGCCACTCGCTCCGACGCGCGAACAATTGCTCCACTCTCTCGATGAAGCTGCAGCTCAATTCCCATCTCTCATCTCCACAACGGCCTTCGTCGGCACAGTTGCCCACGACGCCGTTTCCAACTCCAGAGAATACACAATTTGGCTGTCTGAAACAGCCATGCTTTCTTCCTCGATTCCCCTAGGCTCCCTTGTATCg gtctctctttcttcttcgGACAAAGGTATGAGCGGATATCCCCTGTGTAAGCTATCAGATGAGTGTGCTCAGTGCTTTGGGTTTGACGTTACCGACAATTTGGCTGATGAACCTGGAACATTCTTTGCTCTTGCGACCGTATTGCCATCCACTAAG GTTTCTAAAAATGATGTGCGCTTGTCTTTGAACCTTTCACGCACTATGGGTAGTCCATGTTCAGGCAGGGTAGTTTTTGTTTATCCTGTTAAGCGTCATAGCTTGACTGAGAATGGAACTGGTGCCCGCTGTGGCCCTGCAGCTAGTTATATATCAGTAGACAGCCGAACGGAGATTTATCTATCTCCAGTATATTTAAAGggtaacaaaaataaaacaggGATGTCGACATCTTCTCATCTCGAGTCTTTTGATGAACTAGCATACGGACAAGCTGAAAACAGTAAAATTTCATCCCCAAAGACACCATCTATATCAAAGTCTAAAATTCGCTCTCCTTGCTCAGCAGAGTCTGGCATGTCGAATTATGATAAGTCAACATTAGAGAGAACTTACTCTAGTGCAGCGTTTAACATACTTGGCATGGATGAAATTTTAAGGGATGATTCCTCAAGGAAACTGTTAGAGACATGCGTTAGATCATGGTTATGTTCACGGATTTTACTCTCTGGCAACTTTGTTGCGGTCCCCGTACTTTCAGAGCTATGTGTTTTCCAGGTTATGGGTCCCAAAAGATTGTCTTCAAATGGTGATATTCGGAATAGTAATAGTGAACTTCTTGCGCGGGGTTTGGACAATGGAAAATATGTCTTATCTGCTTTCTCTATTGATGGTGGTACAAAGATTAATTTTCTATCCGCAGGTGATGTGGTTGTTGAATCTTCAATGAAAGGCTATATGGAAGAACCAGATGCGGGGCATGGCCCTATCAGAAAAGATCTGGAAGCCAACCTTTTGAAGTTGGGAGGCCTGACTAAAGAATATTCTGTTTTAAAAGATATCATAGTTTCATCAGCTGTGCAGATGACAGTTGCAAGCTTGGGCTTACGGCCTACAAAGGGAGTCCTTCTTCATGGCCCCCCAGGAACTGGAAAGACTACATTAGCTCAAGTATGTGCCCGTGATGCTGGTGTAAACATGTTTTCTGTGAATGGACCTGAAATTATTAGTCAATACCATGGAGAAACTGAAAAAGCATTGCATGAAGTATTTGAGAATGCCATCAAAGCCTCACCTGCGGTG GTATTCATAGATGAGTTGGATGCCATTGCACCTGCACGTAAAGATGGAGGAGATGAACTATCCCAAAGAATGGTTGCCACTCTCTTAAATTTAATGGATGGGATTAGTAGAAGTGATGGAGTTCTAGTTATTGCTGCTACAAACCGTCCTGACAGTATTGAGCCCGCACTTAGACGGCCAGGAAGGCTTGACAGAGAAATTGAAATAG GTGTTCCATCTCCCAGAGAACGGCATGAAATATTGCTTGCACTTCTTAATGAAACTGCACACTCACTGCTGGACGAGGATATTCACAATCTTGCAATGGCCACACATGGTTTTGTTGGAGCTGATTTAGCTGCTCTGTGCACTGAAGCAGCTTTAGTTGGGCTTCGGCGGTATGTTAAATCTAATGCCGGTCATGGTGATTCGGATTTTGGATTTTCAACTAAAGTAGATCCAGAATGCCAAGCTTTGAGCCGGTCGCAAGAAGTTGACCTGGGTGGTGATCTGGGAACCCCTTGCAGTTCAGGAGATTCTGTCAAAAGTAATTTGTGTGCTGCATTTTCCAGCAATTCAGGAACACAAAACTCTGCTGAATCCAGGGTTGGTATTGCAGTAGATTGGACTCATGATCCAAAAGGCACCTTAAGAGTTACTTCAGATGACTTTGAGAAGGCTAGAATTAGAATAAGACCAAGTGCTATGAGAGAG GTGATACTTGAAATCCCTAAAGTTGGCTGGAATGATGTTGGTGGCCAGACAGAAGTTAAGATGCAACTTATGGAAGCTGTGCAATGGCCTCAAAAACACAAGGATGCTTTTGCTCGCATTGGAACTCGCCCCCCAAGTGGAATTTTGTTGTTTGGTCCTCCAGGTTGCAGCAAGACTCTTTTGGCTCGTGCAGTTGCTTCAGAAGCAGGGTTGAATTTTCTTGCAGTAAAGGGCCCTGAGCTCTTCAGCAAATGGGTTGGTGAATCTGAAAAAGCCGTACGTACTTTGTTCGCGAAGGCCAGGGCTAATGCTCCTTCAATTATATTCTTTGACGAAATTGATGGTCTTGCTATCACTCGTGGAAAAGAAAGCGATGGAGTATCAGTCGGTGATCGGGTTATCAGTCAGCTACTTGTTGAATTGGATG GCTTGCAGCAAAGAGGCAGTGTAACTGTCATTGCAGCTACAAATAGGCCAGATAAGATCGATTCTGCCCTCCTCAGACCAG GACGATTTGATAGACTTCTTTATGTGGGCCCACCAAGCAAAAAAGATCGTGAGGATATCTTTCGTGTTCATTTGCACCGGATGCCATGCAATTCTGATGTATGCATCAGTGAGCTCTCTTGCCTCACGGAAGGCTATACTGGGGCTGATATATCACTCATCTGCCGCGAAGCAGCCATTAGAGCAATGGAA GAGAACCTAGATGCCTCAGAGATCAAAATGGAGCACTTGAAAACTGGAGTTCAACAAGTACAACCGTCTAACGTTGATATGTATGAGAACCTCTCATCCAAGTTCCAAAGACTAGTTCATTCATCTGCTAAGGAAGAAAGTTTGGAATCCGAAACTTGCACAGTTAAACCGAGTCATATTACTTTTTG GAGCAGGCTCAGAGCTTCATTTCTCAAAGTCTAG
- the LOC125222281 gene encoding vestitone reductase-like: MEPQKNGTPEKVTIANGTPEKVTIANGTPTKVCVTGGTGFLGSWMIKRLLEDGYSVNATVRLDPERKRDISYITNLPGAAERLQIFNADLDKPETFAPAVEGCVGVFHTAHPLDFAEKESEEVKLKRVTTALKGILQACADSKTVRRVVYTASISSAAFNPANTGLIDEDSWTDVEFVRSLKAFGGPYIVTKAVTEKAAIELAAELGLDFVSVIPTWITGPFICPNFPDSVYVSLALILGDKGHYQHLKESSLVHVDDVARAHIHLFEYPEAKGRYIVAAEQFEIGQLSDFLSVKYPQYKMPSPDSWKDVAAVKFSGLSTKKLEATGFKYENGLGEMFDGAIKSCKERGFIN; encoded by the exons ATGGAGCCCCAAAAAAATGGAACCCCAGAAAAGGTGACAATAGCGAATGGAACCCCAGAAAAGGTGACAATAGCAAATGGAACCCCAACAAAGGTGTGTGTGACCGGAGGAACTGGTTTTCTTGGATCATGGATGATCAAGAGGCTACTCGAAGATGGCTATTCCGTCAACGCCACCGTCCGGCTCGATCCAg AGCGGAAGAGGGACATTAGCTACATCACAAACCTCCCCGGCGCGGCCGAGCGGCTGCAGATCTTCAACGCCGATCTTGACAAGCCGGAGACGTTCGCCCCGGCCGTGGAGGGGTGCGTGGGCGTGTTCCACACGGCGCACCCTCTGGACTTCGCGGAGAAGGAGAGCGAGGAGGTGAAGCTGAAGCGCGTGACCACCGCTCTGAAAGGCATCCTGCAGGCCTGCGCCGACTCCAAGACCGTCCGCCGCGTCGTCTACACGGCCAGCATCTCCTCGGCCGCCTTCAATCCCGCCAACACCGGCCTCATCGACGAGGACTCGTGGACCGACGTCGAGTTCGTCCGCAGCCTCAAGGCCTTCGGGGGCCCCTACATCGTCACCAAGGCCGTGACCGAGAAGGCCGCCATCGAGCTCGCTGCCGAGCTCGGCTTGGACTTCGTCTCCGTCATTCCGACGTGGATCACCGGCCCTTTCATCTGCCCTAATTTTCCGGATTCCGTTTACGTCTCCTTGGCCTTGATTCTTG GTGATAAGGGACACTACCAACACCTAAAAGAATCGAGTTTAGTCCACGTGGACGACGTTGCTCGAGCACATATCCACTTATTCGAGTATCCCGAGGCGAAAGGCCGATACATCGTGGCGGCGGAGCAGTTCGAGATCGGACAGCTTTCCGATTTCCTCTCCGTTAAATATCCACAATATAAGATGCCATCTCCAga CTCGTGGAAAGATGTGGCGGCGGTGAAATTTTCTGGGCTGTCGACGAAGAAGCTTGAGGCGACTGGATTCAAGTACGAGAATGGATTGGGTGAAATGTTTGACGGCGCGATTAAATCATGCAAAGAAAGGGGGTTTATCAATTAG